The Megachile rotundata isolate GNS110a chromosome 3, iyMegRotu1, whole genome shotgun sequence genome includes a window with the following:
- the Mctp gene encoding multiple C2 domain and transmembrane region protein isoform X6, which translates to MKKSESEPIRPQRHQKSASKNHEPTIEVPTEVNIKALDEECLMTRTSSVVSEETSTDSDTHSSKSSKSTKTSEESHENKWKRFWDQNRERFKHKTEDDIPKNRSFDEITAEVDAIFRKAIRSMRPDRPEDRRPSIDLEEPADKNNYTEEVQSSRKARSKFKEHKLREFLSSDSIEKKPEEDTLKTVDEEKDKDSSSRLNVPESIFFVDLSDEEKSKLGKERLEEIRDPSSRRWSSLENLRAKMDNAREKSYRTRIDSLSIEKPVKVKEKRTMDSLRSSLERKMGSVERILEDHMEKIIEGNLENRLWLLPIENWIVERCKHSGIHQDTDVKLEERKLKRGDENFEFKSAPEREDEASRLEQKKCEKLKKSELKNEEEKVEVALEKDVKHHDLFDKFKDNVKEKMEDIHRYFQRTNRLADVNRRLKSQIWSSVVTIVLVEAKNLLPMDIDGLSDPYVKFRLGTEKYKSKVVHKTLNPVWLEQFDLHLYEDPYLGQELEVTVWDRDKSHQDDLMGRTVIDLATLERETTHRLWRDLEDGSGNIFLLLTISGTTASETISDLAAHEETPREREQLFQRYSIMNTLQRLRDVGHLTVKVFRAQGLAAADLGGKSDPFCVLELVNARLQTQTEYKTLAPNWQKIFTLSCWEWESKMRSIIALVIFILGCYYFEPYMFPGAALLILLKYYLLYGDGSGLNQWISGQVSVITGTPLSHHTSSHYYDEIDDGATTPGDDDDDEDDKDKEEKKSLKERLQTIQEVTQMVQNSMGYIASLCERVKNLFNFTVPYLSYLAMILTILGAAVLYFIPLRYLILAWGVNKFSRKIIRPHSVPNNEVLDLISRVPDDEELINYRELKPLPTADCEKGSTSGSPGPSNLTRREQRKRHKAA; encoded by the exons ATGAAGAAAAGCGAATCTGAACCGATCAGACCACAGAGACACCAAAAGTCTGCGTCTAAGAACCATGAACCCACGATAGAGGTACCAACGGAAGTAAACATTAAAGCGTTAGATGAAGAGTGTCTGATGACTCGAACCAGTAGCGTCGTTTCAGAGGAGACCTCAACAGACTCGGACACTCACTCGTCGAAATCATCAAAGTCGACCAAAACGTCCGAAGAAAGTCACGAGAATAAGTGGAAGAGGTTCTGGGATCAGAATCGAGAGAGGTTCAAACACAAAACGGAGGACGATATTCCAAAGAATCGGTCGTTCGATGAGATAACAGCGGAGGTGGACGCCATTTTTCGTAAAGCCATCAGAAGCATGCGACCAGATCGACCGGAGGATCGTAGACCTTCGATCGACCTCGAAGAACCTGCAGACAAGAATAATTACACAGAGGAAGTTCAGAGTTCTCGAAAAGCCAGATCTAAATTCAAAGAACACAAGCTTCGCGAGTTTTTATCGAGCGATTCAATCGAGAAGAAACCCGAAGAAGACACTCTCAAAACCGTTGATGAAGAGAAGGACAAAGACAGTTCAAGTCGTTTAAACGTCCCTGAGAGCATCTTCTTCGTGGACCTTTCAGACGAGGAGAAGAGCAAACTAGGGAAGGAGAGACTCGAGGAGATCCGAGACCCATCGTCGAGAAGATGGAGCTCGCTGGAGAACCTGCGAGCAAAGATGGACAATGCTCGCGAAAAATCTTACAGGACGAGAATAGACAGTTTGTCCATCGAGAAACCGGTTAAAGTCAAAGAGAAAAGAACGATGGACTCGCTGAGATCGTCGCTGGAGAGGAAGATGGGCTCCGTGGAGAGGATCCTCGAGGATCACATGGAGAAGATCATTGAAGGTAATCTGGAGAACCGTTTGTGGTTGCTGCCTATTGAGAACTGGATCGTTGAGCGTTGCAAGCACTCTGGAATACATCAGGATACTGATGTTAAGCTCGaggaaagaaaattaaagaGGGGAGACGAGAATTTTGAATTCAAATCTGCACCGGAGCGCGAAGACGAAGCGAGCAGATTGGAACAGAAGAAATgcgagaaattgaagaaatctgAGTTGAAAAATGAGGAAGAGAAGGTGGAGGTCGCTTTGGAGAAGGATGTGAAACATCATGACCTGTTTGACAAGTTTAAGGATAACGTTAAGGAGAAAATGGAGGACATTCATAGG TACTTCCAACGGACCAATCGATTGGCGGACGTAAATAGACGCTTGAAGTCACAAATATGGAGCTCCGTGGTGACAATTGTTCTCGTCGAAGCGAAAAACCTGTTACCGATGGATATAGATGGACTCTCGGATCCCTATGTCAAATTTCG ACTAGGTACAGAGAAGTACAAGTCGAAAGTGGTGCACAAGACCCTGAATCCAGTTTGGCTGGAGCAATTCGATCTTCATTTATACGAGGATCCCTATTTAGGCCAGGAGCTGGAGGTAACGGTGTGGGATCGTGATAAAAGCCATCAGGACGACTTAATGGGGAGGACGGTGATCGATTTGGCGACCCTCGAACGAGAAACTACTCATCGCCTTTGGCGAGACCTCGAGGATGGTTCTGGGAACATTTTTCTCCTGTTAACCATTAGTGGTACCACTGCTAGCGAGACTATTAGCGACCTAGCTGCTCATGAGGAAACGCCGCGCGAAAGAGAACAATTGTTTCAGAGATATTCGATTATGAACACGTTGCAGAGGCTAAGAGATGTTGGTCACCTAACAGTTAAG GTATTCAGAGCTCAGGGTCTGGCAGCCGCAGATCTTGGAGGGAAAAGTGATCCTTTCTGTGTCCTGGAATTAGTGAACGCCAGATTGCAAACTCAAACGGAATACAAAACACTTGCTCCAAATTGGCAGAAGATCTTCACGTT GAGCTGCTGGGAGTGGGAGAGCAAAATGAGGAGCATCATTGCActggttatttttattttgggcTGTTACTACTTTGAGCCTTACATGTTTCCTGGAGCAGCGTTACTAATTCTGTTAAAGTATTACCTG CTTTACGGAGACGGAAGTGGACTCAATCAATGGATTTCCGGACAGGTCTCGGTGATAACCGGAACGCCCCTATCGCATCACACCAGCTCTCATTACTATGACGAGATTGACGATGGAGCAACTACTCCCGGGGATGATGACGACGATGAAGATGATAAAGATAAA GAAGAAAAGAAGAGTCTGAAGGAAAGACTGCAAACGATTCAAGAAGTAACTCAGATGGTTCAGAATTCAATGGGTTACATAGCCAGTCTCTGTGAGAGGGTGAAGAATCTCTTCAATTTCACTGTCCCTTATCTCAGTTACCTAGCAATGATTCTAACGATCCTTGGAGCCGCGGTCCTCTACTTCATCCCTCTTAGATACCTGATCTTGGCGTGGGGCGTCAATAAATTCTCCAGGAAGATCATCAGGCCTCACTCGGTTCCAAACAACGAGGTTCTTGATCTCATATCTAGGGTGCCCGATGACGAAGAACTTATTAATTACAG GGAATTAAAGCCTTTACCGACGGCCGATTGCGAGAAGGGAAGTACTTCAGGCAGTCCGGGTCCTTCGAATTTGACGCGAAGGGAACAAAGGAAGAGGCACAAGGCCGCGTAG
- the Mctp gene encoding multiple C2 domain and transmembrane region protein isoform X2, producing MKKSESEPIRPQRHQKSASKNHEPTIEVPTEVNIKALDEECLMTRTSSVVSEETSTDSDTHSSKSSKSTKTSEESHENKWKRFWDQNRERFKHKTEDDIPKNRSFDEITAEVDAIFRKAIRSMRPDRPEDRRPSIDLEEPADKNNYTEEVQSSRKARSKFKEHKLREFLSSDSIEKKPEEDTLKTVDEEKDKDSSSRLNVPESIFFVDLSDEEKSKLGKERLEEIRDPSSRRWSSLENLRAKMDNAREKSYRTRIDSLSIEKPVKVKEKRTMDSLRSSLERKMGSVERILEDHMEKIIEGNLENRLWLLPIENWIVERCKHSGIHQDTDVKLEERKLKRGDENFEFKSAPEREDEASRLEQKKCEKLKKSELKNEEEKVEVALEKDVKHHDLFDKFKDNVKEKMEDIHRYFQRTNRLADVNRRLKSQIWSSVVTIVLVEAKNLLPMDIDGLSDPYVKFRLGTEKYKSKVVHKTLNPVWLEQFDLHLYEDPYLGQELEVTVWDRDKSHQDDLMGRTVIDLATLERETTHRLWRDLEDGSGNIFLLLTISGTTASETISDLAAHEETPREREQLFQRYSIMNTLQRLRDVGHLTVKVFRAQGLAAADLGGKSDPFCVLELVNARLQTQTEYKTLAPNWQKIFTFNVKDINSVLEVTVYDEDRDHKVEFLGKVAIPLLKIRNGEKRWYALKDKKLRGRAKGNSPQILLEMNVVWNVVRACVQTLNPKEKKYMEPEIKFKRQVFVRNVLRLKAIIVIVIDIGKYVQSCWEWESKMRSIIALVIFILGCYYFEPYMFPGAALLILLKYYLVSVITGTPLSHHTSSHYYDEIDDGATTPGDDDDDEDDKDKEEKKSLKERLQTIQEVTQMVQNSMGYIASLCERVKNLFNFTVPYLSYLAMILTILGAAVLYFIPLRYLILAWGVNKFSRKIIRPHSVPNNEVLDLISRVPDDEELINYRELKPLPTADCEKGSTSGSPGPSNLTRREQRKRHKAA from the exons ATGAAGAAAAGCGAATCTGAACCGATCAGACCACAGAGACACCAAAAGTCTGCGTCTAAGAACCATGAACCCACGATAGAGGTACCAACGGAAGTAAACATTAAAGCGTTAGATGAAGAGTGTCTGATGACTCGAACCAGTAGCGTCGTTTCAGAGGAGACCTCAACAGACTCGGACACTCACTCGTCGAAATCATCAAAGTCGACCAAAACGTCCGAAGAAAGTCACGAGAATAAGTGGAAGAGGTTCTGGGATCAGAATCGAGAGAGGTTCAAACACAAAACGGAGGACGATATTCCAAAGAATCGGTCGTTCGATGAGATAACAGCGGAGGTGGACGCCATTTTTCGTAAAGCCATCAGAAGCATGCGACCAGATCGACCGGAGGATCGTAGACCTTCGATCGACCTCGAAGAACCTGCAGACAAGAATAATTACACAGAGGAAGTTCAGAGTTCTCGAAAAGCCAGATCTAAATTCAAAGAACACAAGCTTCGCGAGTTTTTATCGAGCGATTCAATCGAGAAGAAACCCGAAGAAGACACTCTCAAAACCGTTGATGAAGAGAAGGACAAAGACAGTTCAAGTCGTTTAAACGTCCCTGAGAGCATCTTCTTCGTGGACCTTTCAGACGAGGAGAAGAGCAAACTAGGGAAGGAGAGACTCGAGGAGATCCGAGACCCATCGTCGAGAAGATGGAGCTCGCTGGAGAACCTGCGAGCAAAGATGGACAATGCTCGCGAAAAATCTTACAGGACGAGAATAGACAGTTTGTCCATCGAGAAACCGGTTAAAGTCAAAGAGAAAAGAACGATGGACTCGCTGAGATCGTCGCTGGAGAGGAAGATGGGCTCCGTGGAGAGGATCCTCGAGGATCACATGGAGAAGATCATTGAAGGTAATCTGGAGAACCGTTTGTGGTTGCTGCCTATTGAGAACTGGATCGTTGAGCGTTGCAAGCACTCTGGAATACATCAGGATACTGATGTTAAGCTCGaggaaagaaaattaaagaGGGGAGACGAGAATTTTGAATTCAAATCTGCACCGGAGCGCGAAGACGAAGCGAGCAGATTGGAACAGAAGAAATgcgagaaattgaagaaatctgAGTTGAAAAATGAGGAAGAGAAGGTGGAGGTCGCTTTGGAGAAGGATGTGAAACATCATGACCTGTTTGACAAGTTTAAGGATAACGTTAAGGAGAAAATGGAGGACATTCATAGG TACTTCCAACGGACCAATCGATTGGCGGACGTAAATAGACGCTTGAAGTCACAAATATGGAGCTCCGTGGTGACAATTGTTCTCGTCGAAGCGAAAAACCTGTTACCGATGGATATAGATGGACTCTCGGATCCCTATGTCAAATTTCG ACTAGGTACAGAGAAGTACAAGTCGAAAGTGGTGCACAAGACCCTGAATCCAGTTTGGCTGGAGCAATTCGATCTTCATTTATACGAGGATCCCTATTTAGGCCAGGAGCTGGAGGTAACGGTGTGGGATCGTGATAAAAGCCATCAGGACGACTTAATGGGGAGGACGGTGATCGATTTGGCGACCCTCGAACGAGAAACTACTCATCGCCTTTGGCGAGACCTCGAGGATGGTTCTGGGAACATTTTTCTCCTGTTAACCATTAGTGGTACCACTGCTAGCGAGACTATTAGCGACCTAGCTGCTCATGAGGAAACGCCGCGCGAAAGAGAACAATTGTTTCAGAGATATTCGATTATGAACACGTTGCAGAGGCTAAGAGATGTTGGTCACCTAACAGTTAAG GTATTCAGAGCTCAGGGTCTGGCAGCCGCAGATCTTGGAGGGAAAAGTGATCCTTTCTGTGTCCTGGAATTAGTGAACGCCAGATTGCAAACTCAAACGGAATACAAAACACTTGCTCCAAATTGGCAGAAGATCTTCACGTT CAACGTGAAGGATATTAATTCGGTGCTAGAGGTGACCGTGTACGACGAGGACAGGGATCACAAAGTAGAATTTCTTGGCAAGGTTGCTATACCCTTATTAAAGATAAGAAACGGCGAGAAACGATGGTACGCGTTGAAAGACAAAAAGTTACGAGGTCGGGCAAAGGGTAATTCCCCTCAGATACTCTTGGAGATGAACGTGGTCTGGAACGTGGTCAGAGCCTGCGTACAAACGCTCAATCCCAAAGAGAAAAAGTACATGGAGCCGGAGATAAAGTTCAAGAGACAAGTTTTTGTACGTAACGTCCTCAGGCTGAAAGCGATCATTGTTATCGTCATCGACATTGGAAAATACGTGCA GAGCTGCTGGGAGTGGGAGAGCAAAATGAGGAGCATCATTGCActggttatttttattttgggcTGTTACTACTTTGAGCCTTACATGTTTCCTGGAGCAGCGTTACTAATTCTGTTAAAGTATTACCTG GTCTCGGTGATAACCGGAACGCCCCTATCGCATCACACCAGCTCTCATTACTATGACGAGATTGACGATGGAGCAACTACTCCCGGGGATGATGACGACGATGAAGATGATAAAGATAAA GAAGAAAAGAAGAGTCTGAAGGAAAGACTGCAAACGATTCAAGAAGTAACTCAGATGGTTCAGAATTCAATGGGTTACATAGCCAGTCTCTGTGAGAGGGTGAAGAATCTCTTCAATTTCACTGTCCCTTATCTCAGTTACCTAGCAATGATTCTAACGATCCTTGGAGCCGCGGTCCTCTACTTCATCCCTCTTAGATACCTGATCTTGGCGTGGGGCGTCAATAAATTCTCCAGGAAGATCATCAGGCCTCACTCGGTTCCAAACAACGAGGTTCTTGATCTCATATCTAGGGTGCCCGATGACGAAGAACTTATTAATTACAG GGAATTAAAGCCTTTACCGACGGCCGATTGCGAGAAGGGAAGTACTTCAGGCAGTCCGGGTCCTTCGAATTTGACGCGAAGGGAACAAAGGAAGAGGCACAAGGCCGCGTAG
- the Mctp gene encoding multiple C2 domain and transmembrane region protein isoform X1, producing the protein MKKSESEPIRPQRHQKSASKNHEPTIEVPTEVNIKALDEECLMTRTSSVVSEETSTDSDTHSSKSSKSTKTSEESHENKWKRFWDQNRERFKHKTEDDIPKNRSFDEITAEVDAIFRKAIRSMRPDRPEDRRPSIDLEEPADKNNYTEEVQSSRKARSKFKEHKLREFLSSDSIEKKPEEDTLKTVDEEKDKDSSSRLNVPESIFFVDLSDEEKSKLGKERLEEIRDPSSRRWSSLENLRAKMDNAREKSYRTRIDSLSIEKPVKVKEKRTMDSLRSSLERKMGSVERILEDHMEKIIEGNLENRLWLLPIENWIVERCKHSGIHQDTDVKLEERKLKRGDENFEFKSAPEREDEASRLEQKKCEKLKKSELKNEEEKVEVALEKDVKHHDLFDKFKDNVKEKMEDIHRYFQRTNRLADVNRRLKSQIWSSVVTIVLVEAKNLLPMDIDGLSDPYVKFRLGTEKYKSKVVHKTLNPVWLEQFDLHLYEDPYLGQELEVTVWDRDKSHQDDLMGRTVIDLATLERETTHRLWRDLEDGSGNIFLLLTISGTTASETISDLAAHEETPREREQLFQRYSIMNTLQRLRDVGHLTVKVFRAQGLAAADLGGKSDPFCVLELVNARLQTQTEYKTLAPNWQKIFTFNVKDINSVLEVTVYDEDRDHKVEFLGKVAIPLLKIRNGEKRWYALKDKKLRGRAKGNSPQILLEMNVVWNVVRACVQTLNPKEKKYMEPEIKFKRQVFVRNVLRLKAIIVIVIDIGKYVQSCWEWESKMRSIIALVIFILGCYYFEPYMFPGAALLILLKYYLLYGDGSGLNQWISGQVSVITGTPLSHHTSSHYYDEIDDGATTPGDDDDDEDDKDKEEKKSLKERLQTIQEVTQMVQNSMGYIASLCERVKNLFNFTVPYLSYLAMILTILGAAVLYFIPLRYLILAWGVNKFSRKIIRPHSVPNNEVLDLISRVPDDEELINYRELKPLPTADCEKGSTSGSPGPSNLTRREQRKRHKAA; encoded by the exons ATGAAGAAAAGCGAATCTGAACCGATCAGACCACAGAGACACCAAAAGTCTGCGTCTAAGAACCATGAACCCACGATAGAGGTACCAACGGAAGTAAACATTAAAGCGTTAGATGAAGAGTGTCTGATGACTCGAACCAGTAGCGTCGTTTCAGAGGAGACCTCAACAGACTCGGACACTCACTCGTCGAAATCATCAAAGTCGACCAAAACGTCCGAAGAAAGTCACGAGAATAAGTGGAAGAGGTTCTGGGATCAGAATCGAGAGAGGTTCAAACACAAAACGGAGGACGATATTCCAAAGAATCGGTCGTTCGATGAGATAACAGCGGAGGTGGACGCCATTTTTCGTAAAGCCATCAGAAGCATGCGACCAGATCGACCGGAGGATCGTAGACCTTCGATCGACCTCGAAGAACCTGCAGACAAGAATAATTACACAGAGGAAGTTCAGAGTTCTCGAAAAGCCAGATCTAAATTCAAAGAACACAAGCTTCGCGAGTTTTTATCGAGCGATTCAATCGAGAAGAAACCCGAAGAAGACACTCTCAAAACCGTTGATGAAGAGAAGGACAAAGACAGTTCAAGTCGTTTAAACGTCCCTGAGAGCATCTTCTTCGTGGACCTTTCAGACGAGGAGAAGAGCAAACTAGGGAAGGAGAGACTCGAGGAGATCCGAGACCCATCGTCGAGAAGATGGAGCTCGCTGGAGAACCTGCGAGCAAAGATGGACAATGCTCGCGAAAAATCTTACAGGACGAGAATAGACAGTTTGTCCATCGAGAAACCGGTTAAAGTCAAAGAGAAAAGAACGATGGACTCGCTGAGATCGTCGCTGGAGAGGAAGATGGGCTCCGTGGAGAGGATCCTCGAGGATCACATGGAGAAGATCATTGAAGGTAATCTGGAGAACCGTTTGTGGTTGCTGCCTATTGAGAACTGGATCGTTGAGCGTTGCAAGCACTCTGGAATACATCAGGATACTGATGTTAAGCTCGaggaaagaaaattaaagaGGGGAGACGAGAATTTTGAATTCAAATCTGCACCGGAGCGCGAAGACGAAGCGAGCAGATTGGAACAGAAGAAATgcgagaaattgaagaaatctgAGTTGAAAAATGAGGAAGAGAAGGTGGAGGTCGCTTTGGAGAAGGATGTGAAACATCATGACCTGTTTGACAAGTTTAAGGATAACGTTAAGGAGAAAATGGAGGACATTCATAGG TACTTCCAACGGACCAATCGATTGGCGGACGTAAATAGACGCTTGAAGTCACAAATATGGAGCTCCGTGGTGACAATTGTTCTCGTCGAAGCGAAAAACCTGTTACCGATGGATATAGATGGACTCTCGGATCCCTATGTCAAATTTCG ACTAGGTACAGAGAAGTACAAGTCGAAAGTGGTGCACAAGACCCTGAATCCAGTTTGGCTGGAGCAATTCGATCTTCATTTATACGAGGATCCCTATTTAGGCCAGGAGCTGGAGGTAACGGTGTGGGATCGTGATAAAAGCCATCAGGACGACTTAATGGGGAGGACGGTGATCGATTTGGCGACCCTCGAACGAGAAACTACTCATCGCCTTTGGCGAGACCTCGAGGATGGTTCTGGGAACATTTTTCTCCTGTTAACCATTAGTGGTACCACTGCTAGCGAGACTATTAGCGACCTAGCTGCTCATGAGGAAACGCCGCGCGAAAGAGAACAATTGTTTCAGAGATATTCGATTATGAACACGTTGCAGAGGCTAAGAGATGTTGGTCACCTAACAGTTAAG GTATTCAGAGCTCAGGGTCTGGCAGCCGCAGATCTTGGAGGGAAAAGTGATCCTTTCTGTGTCCTGGAATTAGTGAACGCCAGATTGCAAACTCAAACGGAATACAAAACACTTGCTCCAAATTGGCAGAAGATCTTCACGTT CAACGTGAAGGATATTAATTCGGTGCTAGAGGTGACCGTGTACGACGAGGACAGGGATCACAAAGTAGAATTTCTTGGCAAGGTTGCTATACCCTTATTAAAGATAAGAAACGGCGAGAAACGATGGTACGCGTTGAAAGACAAAAAGTTACGAGGTCGGGCAAAGGGTAATTCCCCTCAGATACTCTTGGAGATGAACGTGGTCTGGAACGTGGTCAGAGCCTGCGTACAAACGCTCAATCCCAAAGAGAAAAAGTACATGGAGCCGGAGATAAAGTTCAAGAGACAAGTTTTTGTACGTAACGTCCTCAGGCTGAAAGCGATCATTGTTATCGTCATCGACATTGGAAAATACGTGCA GAGCTGCTGGGAGTGGGAGAGCAAAATGAGGAGCATCATTGCActggttatttttattttgggcTGTTACTACTTTGAGCCTTACATGTTTCCTGGAGCAGCGTTACTAATTCTGTTAAAGTATTACCTG CTTTACGGAGACGGAAGTGGACTCAATCAATGGATTTCCGGACAGGTCTCGGTGATAACCGGAACGCCCCTATCGCATCACACCAGCTCTCATTACTATGACGAGATTGACGATGGAGCAACTACTCCCGGGGATGATGACGACGATGAAGATGATAAAGATAAA GAAGAAAAGAAGAGTCTGAAGGAAAGACTGCAAACGATTCAAGAAGTAACTCAGATGGTTCAGAATTCAATGGGTTACATAGCCAGTCTCTGTGAGAGGGTGAAGAATCTCTTCAATTTCACTGTCCCTTATCTCAGTTACCTAGCAATGATTCTAACGATCCTTGGAGCCGCGGTCCTCTACTTCATCCCTCTTAGATACCTGATCTTGGCGTGGGGCGTCAATAAATTCTCCAGGAAGATCATCAGGCCTCACTCGGTTCCAAACAACGAGGTTCTTGATCTCATATCTAGGGTGCCCGATGACGAAGAACTTATTAATTACAG GGAATTAAAGCCTTTACCGACGGCCGATTGCGAGAAGGGAAGTACTTCAGGCAGTCCGGGTCCTTCGAATTTGACGCGAAGGGAACAAAGGAAGAGGCACAAGGCCGCGTAG